Part of the Anomaloglossus baeobatrachus isolate aAnoBae1 chromosome 1, aAnoBae1.hap1, whole genome shotgun sequence genome, GTCACATCAACTGCCTTACATTACAAATGGAGGCAACTAACAACACAAAAAACTAACGAGATTTCTACCCATCACATATCTTGCTGTATCGTAGCCCACAAAGAAGGTCACAACACAACGATAAACACTCCCACACTCCTACAGTTTTTCCACGTGGAACACACACATAATGTAAACCATGTAGTAACATACTTTCAGCAACATTTGTAAAGACCTGCTCACTAACACAGTGCAACATAGCTCTCACAAGTCAACTCAACACCTTCTCTCATGCACAGTACtctaacaaaaaaatcctttaatgCACTCAACAGTCTAACTGTATTATTTCGTCTATCTGTCTGCCTTTTACAGCTTCACTCAAGAACACTTGACGAGCTCTGTCTTACAAGGGGGCGTAAGCGAAAATACACCAGCAAACATGATAGAAAAATAGCAGCAGCATCAATGCGACAACAACGTCGCAACATCGAGACACTTCAACAAACTACTGAAAGACAAGCCAGAGAAGCTAATTCTCAAAGACTATGTCGACACAAAGCCTCACCTAAACAAATTTCCGATAGACAAGCCCACGATGCTCAAGCTCACACATAACGTCGAAAaaaagagactcttcaacaaactgtggacagaaaagcacaagatgccacagctcacacacaacttagaaaacaagagactcttcaaGAAACTatggacagacaagcacaagatgccacagctcacacacaacgtagaaaacaagagactcttcaacaaactgtggacagacaagcaaaagatgccacagctcacacacaacgtagaaaacatgagactcttcaacaaactgtggacagacaagcacaagatgctacagctcacacacaacgtagaaaacaagagactcttcaacaaactgtggacagacaagctcaggatgctacagctcacacacaacgtagaaaacaagagactcttcaacaaactgtggacagacaagcacaagatgctacagctcacacacaacgtagaaaacaagagactcttcaacaaactgtggacagacaagcacaagatgctacagctcacatacaacgtagaaaacaagagacacttcaacaaactgtgcaaagacaagcacaagatgccacagctcacaAACAATGTCGCCTACAAGAGACACCACAACAAACTGCTGCAAGACAAGCTCAGGATGCAGAAGCCCACAGCCAACAACGGAGACAGGAATCCCCACCTTCCAAACTAAAAAGACAACAACATGATCGCCTAATTCATCACAAAAGAATGCTCTACCATCTCAGCCAAACTCAACACAATATTCAACTTTTTACAGCCAGCAGAACACATAATGAAAATACAATTATTCAGCATTACTGTGGAAAGATGAATTCACTCTGCTCCAAATGCAACTCGCACAATTTTACCGATGAAAAACCAGCAGACAATCTGTTCACTCAATGCTGCCAAAAAGGGAAAATTCAGTTGCCCATACCTCAATACTCAGATCTGTTAGAGCAATTGATGAAAGGAAGTCATCCACACAGTAAAAATTTTATGCACAATATCCGAAGCATCAACAGTTCACATGCATTTGCTTCATTTGGAGCCAATATTGCACCGCCGCCAGGATTTGGCCCGTATTGTTTTAAAATTCATGGTCAAATTTACCACCGCACAGGGACACTTCATCCAGAAATGGGCCAAACTCCAAAATATGCTCAATTATACATTTTGGATCTAAATGAAGCAACAGAACAACGGCTGACTGTTCACGAAAACAAAAAGTGTAATACTGAAATGATGCATCAAATTGCACAACTTTTACAACAAATCAATCCATTTGCAGCTGCATATCGCATGCTAAAAGACGTAGAAGCCGAAGAAGAACAGAAGGCTATCACATATGGAACTTCAATGCCTTCTATTGTCATGGCCATTAAACAAGAACGTGGACAAGATCCACGGCGATACAACAAACCACGCATTAGTGAGGTCGCAGTAGTTTTCCAAAATGATGATGGAGAGCCTCCTTTTAACAGGGATATATTAGTTCATCTTCACCCAGACAAAAACAACCCTTTACTTCCTAAAACACAGCGGATTAGCATTTTGCACAGCAACCTTGATGCTCTTCTATATCCGCTTTTCTTTCCAAGAGGTGATCAAGGCTGGCATGAAAACCTACAACAACAAGGTACTACTAGAAGAATAACACAACTGCAATACTACAGTTTTCAACTCTCTGTCCGCAATCACTTTAATCCAATTTTAAACGGTGGAAAACTAACACAACAGTACTTAGTAGATGCATATGTTAAAATAGAAGCTAATCGCCTGAATTACATAAGACAAAATCAAAAAATCCTCAAAGTAGAAGACTACTGTGTTCTTCAAGAACATTTGCAACAAAAATCAATTGAAAAGGGAATACCTATTGGCAAAACAGTTATTCTACCTTCGTCATTTGAAGGAAGCCCCCGCAACATGCAACAACGTTATCAAGATGCAATGGCAATAGTCACTAAGTATGGAAAACCAGACATTTTTGTTACCATGACCTGTAATCCCAAATGGGTTGAAATCACCGAGCATCTGGAACCATGGCAACACGTAGAACATAGGCCTTACTTAGTTGCACGCATATTTCGGCTAAAACTAAAAAGCCTTTTACAAGACATCAAAAATGGCCTGTTTGGAACAGTCATAGCAATGGTTCATGTCATCGAGTTTCAAAAAAGAGGTCTACCACATGCACATATTCTCCTTATCTTAGACACCAATTCTAAGATTCACACTGAGGAAGACATCGACAACATAGTATGGGCTGAGATTCCTAACCAACAACAATATCCAGAGCTCTATGACATTGTAGTGTCTCATATGGTTCATGGTCCATGTGGAGTTCTTAATCCAGCAAGTCCATGCATGCAAAATGGAAAATGTACTAAAAAATTTCCAAAGCATTTAAAACAGCACACTGTTAAAGATTTAGATGGCTACCCATCATACCGACGACAAGATATTGAGAACATTGTTCACAAAAATAAACATATCAATAACTCATGGATAGTCCCATACAATCCATACCTACTAAAACGCTACAACTGTCACATCAACGTGGAAATCTGTGGTTCAATCAAAAGTGTAAAATATCTTTTTAAGTATATCTCCAAAGGCCATGACAAAGCTAATGTCGAAATCCAACAGAAAACTCTGAACCATGATGAATCTTCAACTTTTGTAGACTCAAGATATGTCAGTGCTCCCGAAGCTGCGTGGCGAATATTTGCCTTTCCAATGCATTCACAGTCCCATGCCATTATACGATTAGCTATTCATTTACCACATCAACAACAACTTTATTTTTTTGAAGATGCTCAAGTCGAAGATGTGTCCAAAACTTTAACCACAACCTCAACATTACTAGAATGGTTTTTGCTAAACCAACGAGATGAAAATGCAAGGCAATATTTGTATCGAGAGATTCCAGAGCATTATGTTTGGAAAAAAACTTGGAATCCAAGACTACGTGGAGTAAGCACAATAATTGGACGCATGTatactgttaggcgggctttgcacgttgcaacatcggtaacaatgtgttaccgatgctgcagcgatagtcccgcccctgtcgcacgttcgatatatagtgaaagctgccgtagcgattattatcgctacggcagctttacacgcacatacctgccgtgcgacgtccctctggccggcgacccgcctccttccttagggggcgggtcgtgcggcgtcacagtgacgtcacacggcaggcggccaattgaagtggaggggcggagatgagcaggatgtaaacatcccgcccacctccgtccttctcattgcagccgggaggcaggtaaggtgaagttcctcgctcctgcggcttcacacacagcgatgtgtgctgccgcaggagcgaggaactacatcgtacctgtcgctcccccggcattatggaaatgtcggaggctgcagcgatgatacgatgacgacgattttgcgctcgttcatcgtatcatctaggatttacacactacgacatcgcaagtgacgccggatgtgcgtcactttcgatttgaccccaccgacatcgcacctgcgatgtcgtagtgtgcaaagcccgccttagtctcaaaGATCAAGAAAGATATTGCCTTCACCTCTTACTACTGCATGTCAGAGGAGCTACAAGTTATAACCATTTAAAAACCGTTCATGGAGTATTACATGATACATTTAAAGCTGCAGCTTTGGCTTTGGGACTTCTATTTGATGATACAGTTTGGAAACTTACTTTACAAGACGCAGTAACCCTACATATGCCTAAGCAACTTCGTGAATTGTTTGCCTACATCTGCGTGTTTGGCCCCCCTACAAACCCTGATCAACTTTGGACACTTTTCAAAGAAAATCTAATTGAAGATTACTGCTTACATCTTCACAAGCAAACTGGTCATTGTTGCAAATGTGAAGCTTACGCCATGCAAGATGTCCAAAATATTTTATTActacatggaaaaacgtatgctgaCTTTAATTTGCCACACCCTGAAATACAACTTCCACAAGCTCCGCAGTATAATTAATCTTCAGAATTATTGTTAGCAACAGAGCTGAGAATCTCCTTAAATGAACAACAACAAATTGCATATGACACCATTTTAAGTGCCATTCTTAACCAAGGAAATGCGAACCCTAAATGTTTCTTTATTGACGGTCCCGGAGGAAGCGGCAAAACATACCTTTATGATGTTTTAATACATCACGTTAGAGGGTTGGGAAAAAAAGTGTTGACGTCTGCTACAACAGGTATTGCAGCAAATCTAATAAACGAAGGTCGCACTATGCATTCACTATTTGGCATCCCAGTTCCAGTCAATGAAATATCCGTTTCACGAATCAAACAAGATACAGTAGCAGGAAAACTTTTACAAAATGCAAGTCTTTTAATAATTGACGAATGCACTATGGCCTCTAAATATGCTTTGACCTTAATTGACAGACTTCTACGTGAAGTAGTGACCACAAAGGTAGCAGAAAAAAATTTAATTCCATTTGGTGGAAAAGTGTTTGTTATTGGGGGAGATTTTCGACAATGCCTTCCAGTTATACCAAGTGGAACAAGAACAGATATTATTGAGTCCAGCTTAAAAATGTCAGAACTTTGGAAAAACTTTACCAAACTCCAACTAATTAACAACATGCGATCTACTGATCCAGATTACAGCAAATGGCTTCTGAAACTTGGTAACGGTGAACTTACCAATCAATATAACCTTGGAGAAGACATTATAGAAATACCTGAAGACATGTTATGTAAAGACTGCATTGTAACTGAGGTTTTTGGACAACGTTTTAACATTGATATTAACAACAAAAACAATGTTAACAAAGCCTCTTCCTATGCAATTCTCTGTGCCAAAAATGAAGACGTTACTCTACTAAATTCCCGTGTAATGGATCGCATGCCAGGTGAATATAAGTTGTACAAAAGTGATGATTCAATCGATGTAGATAATGAAGATGAACGTGAACATTATCCCGTTGAATTTTTAAACAGTGTAACACCATCAGGAATGCCATCCCACATACTTCAACTTAAAATTGGAACCATTGTTATGTTGCTCCGGAATCTAAATACCAAACAAGGACTATGTAATGGAACGCGCCTTATTGTGACTGGAATGTATTCACACCTTATTCAAGCAAGAGTCATCACTGGATCAGCTAAAGAAAAGGAAGTGTTAATTCCACGTATTGATATATGTCCTTCAGACACTCGCCTTCCATTTAAACTTCGCCGTCGTCAGTTTCCCCTAAAACCTGCATTTGCCATGACAATAAACAAGTCACAAGACCAAACTCTACACCGTGTTGGCATATATCTACCTGAACCAGTTTTTGGCCATGGACAACTGTACGTTGCGTTTTCAAGAGTGACAATGAGATGCAACGTCAAAGTACAAGTTCTTGACACacctttacaaggaaagttacttaaagagagtgaaaagatctttacacaaaatgtggtgtataaaaatatttttaattaactttacactgttcataaccttctttcattacaagccatggacatcattaaaccttagactcatctattaaaactgttcataTTAATCACCGATCATAAAAATATTTAACATGAACTAAATAACCAGGAATGTTTCCACAACCTCTTTCCATAGTACCCACTTACCTCATTGTTCCCCTGCTTTCTCCCCTAATAAAATATTCTTACCCCTCCCATCCTTTCATTTTCCTCTCATACTAAAAAAATTGTAACCATTTATAGTATATGAAATATATGTATTGATAGTTTGAAACCAATTCATTATCTaataaattattgaaaataaaattgttTGTTCTATTTGTCATTCTTAAACCAATAAACTAttttaagaatactaaattaaaactAACCCATCCAAACaatttattacattattattcaatctgctaacaaacatacacattctagactacccgatgcgttagaatcgggccaccttctagtaaataaataaataattaaaaaatccggcgtgcggtcccccctattttaataccagccagataaagccatacggctgcaggctggtattctcaggatggggagctccacgttatggggagccccccagcctaacaatatcagtcagcagccgcccagaattgccgcatacattatatgcgacagttctgggactgtacccggctcttcccgatttgccctggtgcgttggcaaatcggggtaataaggacttattggcagcccattCCAAACTGCAGGGTTTATAAAAATTTGAAAGGagagattgcaatacaccctggaatgcacatagaggatggcctcagaaaacatttttggcCCATGTGGAAGTTGTGGGACTTCTAGACTGGTAAAGCATATGcagaagggctgccaaaaattataagGAGGAACTCCAATGTACCCTGAAACATATGAAAAGTAGGGCCTCAggaaacatttacatttagaaggagtgggGCTTCTTTGGCCAACAACAAGAAGTTTGAGGCCACTACTCAGAGTACAAGtggcacaacaaggaccttcaTCTGACTCTGATTTTCTCCAGCTAAAGTGGGTGGCAGTTGCTCCTGTGCCACCTCAGGGCATCAGGCAGCTCTGAGGATTCAAACTGATTGAAGCAGGGCTTTGCAAACTTTTTTAGATCTCCGTGGAAAcctttgccaatgaaaattcatgaCCCATGTGGGGGGAAGTTCTCCAACCCATTCCAAAGGAAAGAAAACcacaagtcctttgtccatttaGTCACACAAGAGGGGCATTTGAGCCTTTCTCTCATTAGCGATGCACATTTAATCTTTTTTATACAGAGTAGAGGCAAATCTGAGGCTCGCAGGCCACAGTCACTTCTGTCTCCCTCTTAAGTTGATTCCATGGATTTTTAGTGCCACCAGGGACATGATAACTAATAGGCGCATTCGCCTATCAAATGAAATGCTGACAAACTGATAGTTCTCAAAATGAACACAGTCTGGATTGTCCCTGACTTCTCAACTCCAGTGGATGTCATTTGTGGAACATGAAGCCAATTCAATTTTTGTTTACTGGTTTATTAACATACACCTTTTCCCACCCCCAAAAGGTATATGatacattgttttttatttttcttgtcctcctcctcctcctccaccatatctccAGTCATCAGTAGAATCTCTCTACACTATTTCCAGGTACTGTGCACCGAGCATAGCGTCACCGGGTCTTATAAAGACCGGATGACGAGATGCGGCTGGTCAATTACAGTACTGCCAGTAGCCCATATGGCTAAGGTATTACCATGATTGACAGGCAATCCCTGTATGTTTAGTGGCTGAATAAAAGCCGCAAAACATGCGGGGTGGGGACTTGAGCATGGCTTGCGAAAAACAGGATGCTCAATCAAGTATCGAGTATCTTAAGGacccccgatgctcgatcgagtactgaACGGTGTTGAGCACGCTCTTCCATCACTAATAAAAAGTAATTTTCTTTCCCGCTAGCAGGGCTGTCGGCAAGAATAGCAATCAAAACATTTTACACCATCTGCAGTATGGTGGCTCTGAACTAAAGCAAATAAGTAAGAATGAATGAATCTTTGGAATTAGTGGTTTGCCATGTTATGTAAGTGGTGTTAATGCATTTGGAGAACTATTCTGAATACGAAAAGAGATGGGATTCTAAAGAAAGTGATGTGTTTTCTGAGAGCCGCCTGTCTGAAAAAGTGTCAGTTTGGAGACCACATTGACATCAAGTCTTCTTATCTTAGTGTATTTATTATACCATCAATT contains:
- the LOC142294949 gene encoding uncharacterized protein LOC142294949; this encodes MLYHLSQTQHNIQLFTASRTHNENTIIQHYCGKMNSLCSKCNSHNFTDEKPADNLFTQCCQKGKIQLPIPQYSDLLEQLMKGSHPHSKNFMHNIRSINSSHAFASFGANIAPPPGFGPYCFKIHGQIYHRTGTLHPEMGQTPKYAQLYILDLNEATEQRLTVHENKKCNTEMMHQIAQLLQQINPFAAAYRMLKDVEAEEEQKAITYGTSMPSIVMAIKQERGQDPRRYNKPRISEVAVVFQNDDGEPPFNRDILVHLHPDKNNPLLPKTQRISILHSNLDALLYPLFFPRGDQGWHENLQQQGTTRRITQLQYYSFQLSVRNHFNPILNGGKLTQQYLVDAYVKIEANRLNYIRQNQKILKVEDYCVLQEHLQQKSIEKGIPIGKTVILPSSFEGSPRNMQQRYQDAMAIVTKYGKPDIFVTMTCNPKWVEITEHLEPWQHVEHRPYLVARIFRLKLKSLLQDIKNGLFGTVIAMVHVIEFQKRGLPHAHILLILDTNSKIHTEEDIDNIVWAEIPNQQQYPELYDIVVSHMVHGPCGVLNPASPCMQNGKCTKKFPKHLKQHTVKDLDGYPSYRRQDIENIVHKNKHINNSWIVPYNPYLLKRYNCHINVEICGSIKSVKYLFKYISKGHDKANVEIQQKTLNHDESSTFVDSRYVSAPEAAWRIFAFPMHSQSHAIIRLAIHLPHQQQLYFFEDAQVEDVSKTLTTTSTLLEWFLLNQRDENARQYLYREIPEHYVWKKTWNPRLRGVSTIIGRIGATSYNHLKTVHGVLHDTFKAAALALGLLFDDTVWKLTLQDAVTLHMPKQLRELFAYICVFGPPTNPDQLWTLFKENLIEDYCLHLHKQTGHCCKCEAYAMQDVQNILLLHGKTYADFNLPHPEIQLPQAPQYN
- the LOC142295044 gene encoding ATP-dependent DNA helicase PIF1-like, coding for MHSLFGIPVPVNEISVSRIKQDTVAGKLLQNASLLIIDECTMASKYALTLIDRLLREVVTTKVAEKNLIPFGGKVFVIGGDFRQCLPVIPSGTRTDIIESSLKMSELWKNFTKLQLINNMRSTDPDYSKWLLKLGNGELTNQYNLGEDIIEIPEDMLCKDCIVTEVFGQRFNIDINNKNNVNKASSYAILCAKNEDVTLLNSRVMDRMPGEYKLYKSDDSIDVDNEDEREHYPVEFLNSVTPSGMPSHILQLKIGTIVMLLRNLNTKQGLCNGTRLIVTGMYSHLIQARVITGSAKEKEVLIPRIDICPSDTRLPFKLRRRQFPLKPAFAMTINKSQDQTLHRVGIYLPEPVFGHGQLYVAFSRVTMRCNVKI